The window CAACCTCAGCTTCCCCCTGGAGCCGCTCAACAACCAGCGGGCCCAGAAACTGGAGGTTAGCTTCTGTCGCAGCTTTGCACATGCTGTGGACCCTCACAACCTGAAGTGATGGGCAAACGGCTCTCAATTTGACCTAGAAGCCAAAAGAAACATGTTCCAAAACatagtgttgtgtgtgtgcaggctatctccagactgtgtgaaGACAAGTACAAGGACCTGAGCCGAGCAGCCATGAGACGCTCGCTCAGCGCCGACAACCTGATCGGCATACGACGCTCCAACGCCGTGCTCTCTTAGGCCCCGACACGCGACTGCTCTCCAAAGCGAAGCTGAGAGTCACACGACCACACGACGCTGTGTCCGTGTTGTTTCTGCAAGTCTCAAATCAGAAGTGAGGCGTGAACTCTAATGCAACTCGCAACGATTGTTTTATACGTTTATTTATACGCAACTCACCCTCATTACATGACTCCAAGCAACAGGTTTtctaattttattttagttgaAAAAGAATGCCTCATAGTAATTAAAAGACAGTAAGTGGAAGGTGTTTTCTTGAACCACATCATTAATAATTAAGAGGATGCAACAGAACATTCTGGGTCTTTATGTTCACAGTGTTGCTATTATTTCTGTTGCCATCTTAGTTAAGACTTGATGTGTTACATCAGATAACCTAGTTTGTTCAAATAACACTTCTGATGTTTGATCATGTGTGAGTCAAGCCTGTGGATGCTGCACCTAAGAACAGTTCAGAAGAAAAGCTCCGCCCATCACCACTGCTAATGTGAGGGCTCGCTTTTTGACGTCTCGTCCGCATTATGGACCAGGATGGATCTTACTACTGAAAGAATGACAATGAAAGAAGCTTAAGTCCACTCTCAGTATTGTAACCCCCTCTCCCTCCTGCTTTCATTTACTTTCATCACTGAACAAATTACATACTTGTAGAATCCTACTGAGGGGACTAAACGCAACAAAAACGATGGTTGGTCTTGCTTACTGTGTAGGCTACTAGCTGTGAAATGTGTCGTTTTTAAATGGAAACCCATTTGCAAATGGAGTATTTTAAATAAACACTAATCATGTATGACGGCCTTTGTTGTGGCGCATGTTGATGATGTCACATCCCAACCGTGCTTGTGGTAAGTGAATATTTGTAGCGAAACAGTGCCGCTAAAACGAACGTCTCTGGAGTAGTCTACGTAAGTAAGTGGCGTTATCAAGGTTATTGACTACATTTTTGATGATTTAACAAAAACTACGTAACGCAGTGTATCCCGGTACAGCTAACATACGGAAGTCCCGTCAGGTTTCCCCATCTCCGCCAAAACAAACCTGGCGGTCATTTCTGACTGATTTCGTCGATGTTTTTACTGGGATTCGTAGCCTACTTAAAAACAACTGCCTTTGTAAGAAGAATGACGTCTTAGAAGACAACAGAGGACAAAGGCCGGCCAATTTGTTGCCATTTTGCCCTGTAAAACCCTCATTTCCTCAAGAGGCGCTCATGAGTAACAGACTTGCCTGCTATGTTAGCTACCAGAGGTGagtgttgccatggaaacataGCTTTACGTCATTAATGTTAAGCGTTAATGGACAGTGCGTGCAAAAGTATACGCAATTTAAAAGGTTAATGTAAGTATCAAGTACTATACGACCTTAAATTAgaattttcatctattatacatgctaaaaatgacatcagtttcaaatttgcttaattgtTTATTAATGTCTGACCAAgtctacaaataataataaaaaaaattaatgtattCACTTCAACTGCCTGCAGATAAAGAACATTTAagggaaaattaacaaaaagcaTTTGCAAATGACATCAGAAAAGTCCATCGGACCACACACCCCTCATGTTTGAATCCCTTGTGAGAttacatgaaagaaaaacaataggtaaaaaaaagtgcatgaaTCAGTAGAAGTATGACAGAAATCTGCCTTGAGATGTCATCAAAGTGCTCCAAAGTGCCCATTCAAATTGAGCAACTGCAGAATTTGAAGTGGCAAACAATCAGAACACGATCCAGGAAGTCGTCCACAACAGCACGGTCAAAATAGGAATTGACCTCAAACAAAAGTCACATGACTGCTTTTCCGCCTCTGAGGGTCTGCGGTCCAGCATGGACCTGTCAGAGCTGAGCAACTCCACTCAtaaccagcagatggcgctggaGGCCAACACCAGTCAGTTACTGACTGCAGCTTTAGTAACCCACATCAAAACAAGCCACAGGTGTCACACATACGTTTACTGGCCGACCAGAACACAAAGCTTTACAACACGTTTATGTACAAGATGATTGACTTGAAGCAGGACGTCTTCATACCACATTCAATtgacataaataaatgttttctctGCCAGTGCGTCACAGGAAGTGATTCCATGATGGATCTTGGGGTCCATGTGGTAAAGTCATGTTTGTCAGGTGTTGGGATCTTGGCTTTCCAAACATGGACGCGTGTCATATATGAGACGAAGCTTTATGATACATTCCTGGGGCAGGTCCAGTTAAAGCAGCAGTGGCCTGGGTGTACAAGGGGGACGGAGCTGCCACTTTGTGCTGCCAGCAGGGGCAGCAGTGCACCAAGAACCTCCTCCAGGTCTCCACAGTCTTTCCCGACCAGATCCAGGCCCCGGAGGTGATGCCCACCACCAAGCACATGAAGTACTTGAGCATGAAGATGGCGTACTCCGGCCCGATGCCTAAACGCTGGCGCTCAGAGGCGCAGGTGCAGGCCAGCGCTCGCTCCCATTCGGGTCTCTGGTGCTGCTCGTAGACCAGGCAGGCTACCACGATGGTGGCGGGCACCGTGTAGAACACCGTGAATACACCGATGCGGATCATGAGCCGCTCCAGTTTGTCTGTCTTGGTGCCACCTTGCTTGATGATGCTCCGGATGCGGAAGAGTGAAACGAAGCCGGCGAGCAAGAAGAGCGAGCCCGTGAAGAGATAGACCACCAGAGGCGCCAGTACAAACCCCCGTAGGTTCCCCAGGCTCTGGTTGCCCACAAAGCAGATACCGGCCACCGGGTCGCCGTCGACGGCGCTGAGAGCCAGGACGATGATGGTCTTGACGCTGGGGATGAGCCAGGCGGCGAGGTGGAAGTACTGGCAGTAGCTGGCGATGGCCTCGCTGCCCCACTTCATCCCGGCTGCCAGGAACCAGCTGAAGGACAGGACCACCCACCAGATGGAGCTGGCCATGCTGAAGAAGTAGACCAAAAGGAAGACCAGCGTGCACAGAGCGGGCCCAGTGGTGTCATAAAGGACACGAAGCTGATCGCCACCCCCGCCGCTGGGGGCGCACGCCACCCGCTCGTGACCAGCCACCAGGCGGATGATGTAACCCAGCGACACGAAGAGGTAGCAGGCGGCTAGGAAGATGATGGGTCTCTCTGGGTACTTGAAGCGCTCCATGTCCATCAGGAAGGTGGCCACTGTGGTCAGTGTGGACACGAAGCACAGGAATGACCACAGGCCCACCCAGAAGGCCGTGAAGGTGCGCTCGTCTGCCGAGAAGTAGGCCTGGTGGCATGGCTGGGCGCAGTTGGGAAGGGGCCCCGTGTGGACCCGCCCGTACAGGGAGTGGGACTCCCTCTTGATTGGAACCAGAGGGTCCCTGCAGCGGCACTCACCCTGAGGCGGTCCTGCAGGTCTAGCTCGACCCTTATGGGTGGGCTTGGGGAAAGGGGGTGTCACGGTGGTGGTCTCGCTGCTGTTCTGGTCCATGCAGAGGGTCTCATCGCCCAGGCGGGGCAGGCGTTCACAACTCATCCTCTCAGGCCAGTCGAAGCCGTACTGGCTCATAAGCGGCGAGCAACCCCGCTTGGCCCGCTCGCATACGGAGCGGCACGGGGGGAGGGGCTTGCGGTAGTCCGGTAGGCAGATGGGCGTGTACATGCTGCACAGGAAGAACAGCAGGTCCGGAGAGCAGTGGATACGCACCAAGGGCCAGAACTGGTGCACCTCCAGGCCCACCTCCTCCTGGGTGTCGTGGTTGAACTGGTTGGGCATGTAGGTCAGGTTGTAGCCGATCCCGCGACACATGGGCACCGTGATGGGCTCGCACACGAGCTCTTTGGACGCTCCCTGGAGTGCACCTGGACTCTGGACCAGCAGGGCCAGGACCAGCAGCCGCACGGTGGACCCCATTTAGCTCAAATCCAAGAAGTAGCAAAGACTTGAAAAAGTAGCCGCACCTGCTCTGCTTGAGTCCCGTTCCAAGcctcttatttattattaatccaGCAGCACACGTCAATCATTCACCCGGAGAAAGTTCATCTCCGGCGGTCACGTGACGTCCGCTGCATTTAACGTGCCAAGAGCATTCTTACAAGTTGTTAGAAGCACAAAAACACCTCCTGGTGAAAGTCATTGAGTCCGATAAAGGACGCGAAGAAAAACAAGTAAACTAGTTCAAGTCTTACGTCGACGTCCACTTCACGTGCACTTTAATCCTCCGATAAAGCCTCCGACAAATGAAAATTCCCTCAAAACGGAAACTCGTTTGTATTTCTTTCACGTCCAACTTGTGTCCTGCGTGGAAAAGACACGCCGAGAACCGCGGCGACGTCCCTCAGCATCCCTCCGCTCTCTCAGGTGAGAAGAACTGAAGCTTTTCATGATCAAGCCTGCTGGGCTGAGCCTCACGCTGCATTCACGGACCGTCGGACTTCTCAGAGACTACGCAACGACGACGGCTCACTCAGGACGACCAGCTGGTCTTATTTTTGTACGAGCACATTCTTGACAGTAAACTGCACACTTGTGTACAATATTCACTTTTTAAATCTTTTAACTGTCCATTAAACGACCTAATTACAAATTCGGAGTATTTAAAGGGCCACACATTGGGCACATGGGGGCCCCACAAACATACTAAATATCCCCACATTGAATTCAATTTAAGGCTCGTTTTGTTTGTGGCAATAATACACAGGGAAATATATTTGTCGTAATTTGAAACACAACCTTCAGCGTTTCATCGTCGCGTACTGAATGCGCCTGAACGCACCAGCTGCTTGTGTTTTGTGACCGTCCGCATTAGGAAGTTGGCGTTTACGAGCAGAACGCGAAGCCGTCAGTTAATGAATGACTGCCATTGCTGTGAAAATACTACAATAAAATGCCATCATTTGAGAATAAGATGAGCTCAAAGCCCTTGGAAGTCATTCAACATCATAGAAGGGAGGCGACACACGGGGTGACCTTTTGACTTTGTGCAGTGTTTCAGTGCTGGCTAGAGGTGGCGCGAGGGTGTACAAAGGTGGTAGTGTGggtgtgtctgtttgtgtggCCGTTTACCTTCTCTCAGGTTACTTTGAGAAAGCGAGGCAAACACGAGCATCCATCAGGATGACGCGCGGCGCCGCCAGCAAACACCTTACGTAACGGACGTTGCGTGGCGCCCACCTAATTGTGTCAAACGGACAGTTCCAAAAGCGATGCTGCAACTTTGATGGCTCACGTTCAAAGCAGCGCAGCTATGAATACCGctttgcttctttttacacctgtgTGACACTTAAGGGTGCAGGTAAAATGTGACTTCAAACCTGGGACGGCACACTTCATAAAGCAGTTTCACTCTGGAACAGGCGATGTAGCAGTGGTCATCGTCCTGGTACGGATTGTGTTTGAACTCAGAGGTTGTAgtagttttttttgtgtcacttttAACAGTGACCCATTTCGCTGAAAAGATCCAAACGGTCCTAAGAAGAAGCAGGTCAGCAGGAGCGCTGCTGGGgccctgcagtgtgtgtgtggtgtgtgtgtgtgtgtgtgtgtgtgtgtgtgtgtgtgtgagagagaccgTTGCCTCACCCCCCTCCTTAAAGtgtcttttgttttcatttagctTGGCATTTGGCTCCCCGCGGCCCCCCAGCCCCTAAATGAGTGCCGAGTGGTCGGCGGGCCAGTGGACGCGCACAAAGACTCGTCCTCTGCTCGCTGCACTCCGTCCATTGTGGAGCAGCCACAGTGCACTAATTGGCCTTGACAATTAAGCGAGGTCCACACTCAGCTTCAATTTGCTGAGGCTCCATCGCAGGCAAATGAGCGAGAGGCCACGCCCCCACACCCCCGTGCCGCCCACCCCCGCTTGGAACCCAATGATGCTGGCCTGTGCTGGTGTGTAGAAGATGTCACCTGTGTCGTCACTTTGGTGGAGACATTTACGTACGAGTCAGGTAGAACACGGGGGTCTTCCGTCAGTGTTGGAGCTACCAAAGCAAGGTCGACACAGCTGGAACTAACCGCACAGCTGGAACGGCTTTGGACAAAGGTGAAGCCTGGAACACCTGAGAGCAATGGCTTGGACAAAGTTTGATCTCCTCAAGGGACCACACTACGACGCGGTGTTAGGGCCACATAGGGAAAAAAATTCagaatattgcaagaataaagtcataaatttacaaaaataaagttgtaaatttacaagaataaagtttttcatttacatgaaaaaatgtcataattttgtgagaataacattgtaaatttacaagtaaaaacttagaataaagttgtacatttacaacaattaagttgtatacagtatttacaagaataaagtcaatttacgagaaaaaaatcgtactattacgagaataaag is drawn from Dunckerocampus dactyliophorus isolate RoL2022-P2 chromosome 9, RoL_Ddac_1.1, whole genome shotgun sequence and contains these coding sequences:
- the fzd5 gene encoding frizzled-5 gives rise to the protein MGSTVRLLVLALLVQSPGALQGASKELVCEPITVPMCRGIGYNLTYMPNQFNHDTQEEVGLEVHQFWPLVRIHCSPDLLFFLCSMYTPICLPDYRKPLPPCRSVCERAKRGCSPLMSQYGFDWPERMSCERLPRLGDETLCMDQNSSETTTVTPPFPKPTHKGRARPAGPPQGECRCRDPLVPIKRESHSLYGRVHTGPLPNCAQPCHQAYFSADERTFTAFWVGLWSFLCFVSTLTTVATFLMDMERFKYPERPIIFLAACYLFVSLGYIIRLVAGHERVACAPSGGGGDQLRVLYDTTGPALCTLVFLLVYFFSMASSIWWVVLSFSWFLAAGMKWGSEAIASYCQYFHLAAWLIPSVKTIIVLALSAVDGDPVAGICFVGNQSLGNLRGFVLAPLVVYLFTGSLFLLAGFVSLFRIRSIIKQGGTKTDKLERLMIRIGVFTVFYTVPATIVVACLVYEQHQRPEWERALACTCASERQRLGIGPEYAIFMLKYFMCLVVGITSGAWIWSGKTVETWRRFLVHCCPCWQHKVAAPSPLYTQATAALTGPAPGMYHKASSHI